A window from Cryptomeria japonica chromosome 1, Sugi_1.0, whole genome shotgun sequence encodes these proteins:
- the LOC131073514 gene encoding uncharacterized protein LOC131073514: MENEGSDQNGASPSANNHSGELSSLASKFAEAEKTAGAFDYQNKTLENRVSVLLDEIVTLKEEKQSVLSQKEELEIRLAVLNGEFESSKDEKGKLLLQNEEIRRQLTEEIDRLGRLLSEKDNFETQLQNEKTQLQYQNEAIESQVCGLLSEKEEFLSKLKEVEVLRKENEELREEISALNTFENDTLGNLINEKEALVTELMDMKGELERLKNENGSLQDRLVESLKKVSDIEEENASLQGQLSGMKEENVSLPGQLSDVTTKALVLEDGHSKVAGDILAENSHLKSENAILQKNMENIGAESQRQLNALEEEHSRLQQEKEKQRKEIDLLHTMKSCIEQEKVSLGKKLEEASRELEVVGGDRQQINNLENQLKIVSSEKKDLEDVNLNLENEVKRLALAVEEQDKLKARIREFEVNFEAVKIALESKDNTIQQLTSELKSLQHSPEAKQKRSLLWPALLASGSLGVAAAFGYLKFSKHH, translated from the coding sequence ATGGAGAACGAGGGGTCAGATCAGAATGGGGCATCCCCCAGTGCCAATAATCACAGCGGTGAGTTATCTAGCCTGGCCAGTAAATTTGCAGAGGCAGAGAAAACAGCGGGTGCTTTTGATTACCAGAATAAAACTTTGGAAAACAGGGTCTCTGTTTTGCTTGATGAGATTGTTACCTTGAAGGAGGAGAAGCAATCTGTTTTGTCGCAGAAAGAGGAGTTGGAAATTCGATTGGCTGTTCTGAATGGTGAGTTCGAATCTTCAAAAGATGAGAAAGGCAAACTACTGTTACAGAATGAGGAAATTAGAAGACAGTTGACTGAAGAGATTGACAGGTTAGGTAGGCTTCTTTCAGAAAAGGATAATTTTGAGACACAGCTTCAGAATGAGAAAACCCAATTGCAATATCAAAATGAAGCCATTGAAAGCCAAGTGTGTGGGCTTCTATCAGAAAAGGAGGAATTTTTGTCAAAGCTTAAAGAAGTTGAGGTAttgaggaaggagaatgaagaactgagaGAGGAGATTTCTGCGTTGAACACGTTCGAGAATGATACATTGGGGAATCTAATCAATGAGAAAGAGGCTCTGGTTACAGAGTTGATGGACATGAAGGGAGAATTGGAAAGGCTGAAGAATGAAAATGGTAGTCTTCAGGATCGGTTGGTTGAGTCTCTCAAAAAGGTGTCTGATATTGAAGAAGAAAATGCTAGTCTCCAAGGTCAATTGAGTGGAATGAAAGAAGAAAATGTTAGTCTCCCAGGTCAATTGAGTGATGTTACCACAAAGGCATTGGTGTTGGAGGATGGGCATAGTAAGGTTGCTGGTGATATTTTAGCTGAGAATTCTCATCTGAAATCAGAGAATGCAATTCTGCAGAAAAATATGGAGAACATTGGTGCAGAGTCACAGAGGCAATTGAATGCCTTGGAGGAGGAACATTCTAGATTGCAACAAGAGAAGGAGAAACAGAGAAAGGAGATTGACTTGTTGCATACGATGAAGTCTTGCATTGAGCAAGAGAAAGTTTCTCTCGGAAAGAAACTCGAAGAAGCATCTAGGGAATTGGAAGTTGTTGGTGGTGATCGACAGCAGATTAATAATTTGGAGAATCAGTTAAAGATTGTCAGCTCTGAGAAAAAGGATCTGGAGGATGTTAACTTAAATCTAGAAAATGAAGTGAAGAGGCTTGCTCTGGCCGTGGAAGAACAAGACAAACTCAAAGCAAGAATAAGGGAATTCGAAGTTAACTTTGAAGCTGTTAAAATAGCTCTTGAATCCAAGGATAACACAATTCAACAGTTGACATCAGAGCTTAAATCTCTTCAGCATTCACCCGAGGCAAAACAAAAAAGAAGTCTTCTGTGGCCTGCTCTGTTAGCATCTGGTTCTTTGGGTGTGGCAGCAGCATTTGGCTACCTCAAATTCTCTAAGCATCACTAA